In Puntigrus tetrazona isolate hp1 chromosome 7, ASM1883169v1, whole genome shotgun sequence, the following are encoded in one genomic region:
- the LOC122349518 gene encoding LOW QUALITY PROTEIN: endosialin-like (The sequence of the model RefSeq protein was modified relative to this genomic sequence to represent the inferred CDS: inserted 1 base in 1 codon) → MGCTVFRVILVSSLLCLYGVQTQDLTERDALCREDGCFVLHFQRKIFLEAWRSCKEHGGNLATIRHPKEAAIVKELFSNVELRQHHRGKANIWIGLQRQPXQCATNRPLRGFSWVTGDQDTQYTNWLQEDSASCSSPRCVVMPYSTAAHEQGHNLKWKDGPCSISVDGYLCRYNFQGMCTAIASEGGGNALYSTPFNLLSTLLTHIPFGSVAAVPCPAKDDQSVLCTQKEDGTVGWNREPPFCSDTPKTSWCDKDNGGCHHFCVENDSHYYCDCNNGYLLAEDGVSCFLSDPCNGAPCEFECLRVMDGYRCACPDGYMLAPDERGCVDVDECLQSPCEHICVNAPGTFECRCRGGYRQDEEGVCEDVDECLDNPCAHECENTLGSHICHCHLGFAPLQEDQSQCHDIDECQIEGTCERMCINYDGGFECYCEEGYTLQADQYSCRPIGEDMETPSTTFSNPWITHNPIWEAEDPAFPWHPPPDSDWNWQTELPNVETVPTDLISTTEEEPETTTLTESSLEVINVDVDLNPEQPVHNAFFPPAILTPTPDYYEDESTTVPTVHPSPTASGGAWNWLWFSSTQTKPETQETAKNPFNIFGEHGSFEQDHDNPNMYDDKSVTFGPVQQTSTLFSIQSRVIEDVIIDNENSSNQSQGTSWLLIGLLVPLCIFIVLMVVLGIIYCTRYTVKPQNKNTSDCYHWIAGAGDKAAADISGSVTKSHV, encoded by the exons CTCTATGGGGTGCAGACACAGGACTTGACAGAGCGGGATGCACTCTGCAGGGAGGATGGGTGCTTTGTGCTCCATTTTCAGCGCAAGATCTTCCTGGAGGCTTGGCGGAGCTGCAAGGAACACGGGGGCAATCTGGCCACCATCAGGCACCCAAAGGAAGCAGCAATAGTGAAGGAGCTCTTTTCAAATGTGGAACTGAGACAGCATCACAGAGGCAAAGCAAATATCTGGATTGGCCTTCAGAGACAGC GACAATGTGCAACCAACCGTCCCCTGCGTGGCTTCTCGTGGGTCACTGGAGATCAGGACACCCAGTACACCAACTGGCTACAGGAGGACTCGGCCAGTTGCTCATCTCCACGATGTGTGGTGATGCCTTATAGCACTGCGGCCCATGAGCAAGGGCATAATCTGAAATGGAAAGACGGACCTTGTTCGATTTCAGTGGATGGCTACCTGTGCAGGTATAACTTCCAAGGCATGTGTACAGCTATTGCTAGCGAGGGAGGTGGGAATGCACTGTATAGTACCCCTTTTAACCTGCTGAGTACCCTCTTAACACATATCCCGTTTGGATCGGTAGCAGCTGTGCCTTGTCCTGCTAAAGATGACCAGTCAGTTCTGTGTACACAAAAGGAAGACGGAACTGTTGGCTGGAACAGGGAACCACCTTTTTGCTCTGATACTCCTAAGACAAGTTGGTGCGATAAAGATAATGGAGGTTGCCATCACTTCTGCGTCGAGAATGACTCGCACTACTATTGTGATTGTAATAATGGCTATCTCCTGGCTGAGGATGGGGTAAGTTGCTTTCTGTCTGACCCTTGCAATGGGGCTCCATGTGAGTTTGAGTGCTTGCGTGTGATGGATGGCTACCGCTGCGCTTGTCCTGATGGCTACATGCTGGCACCTGATGAACGGGGCTGTGTAGATGTCGATGAATGCCTACAGAGTCCATGTGAGCATATCTGTGTAAATGCACCTGGAACCTTTGAGTGTCGCTGCCGAGGTGGCTACCGACAAGATGAAGAGGGTGTCTGTGAAGATGTGGATGAGTGTTTGGACAACCCATGTGCTCATGAGTGTGAGAACACACTGGGCTCCCATATTTGCCACTGCCATCTTGGTTTTGCCCCACTACAAGAGGACCAGAGTCAATGTCACGACATTGACGAATGTCAAATCGAAGGAACGTGTGAACGTATGTGCATCAATTATGACGGAGGCTTTGAGTGCTACTGTGAAGAAGGTTATACTCTTCAAGCTGACCAGTATTCCTGCAGACCCATTGGGGAGGATATGGAGACTCCTTCAACCACCTTCTCCAACCCATGGATTACTCACAACCCTATTTGGGAAGCAGAGGATCCTGCCTTCCCATGGCACCCTCCACCTGATTCTGACTGGAACTGGCAGACTGAGCTGCCCAATGTGGAGACAGTTCCGACAGACCTGATTTCGACAACTGAAGAGGAACCCGAAACCACTACACTGACTGAAAGCTCCCTTGAGGTCATTAATGTTGATGTTGACCTTAATCCAGAGCAACCAGttcataatgctttttttccacCGGCAATTCTGACGCCCACACCAGACTATTATGAGGATGAGAGCACCACCGTTCCCACAGTCCACCCTTCCCCCACAGCTTCAGGCGGCGCTTGGAATTGGCTCTGGTTCAGCTCAACCCAAACAAAGCCTGAGACACAGGAAACTGCAAAAAACCCTTTCAACATTTTTGGAGAACATGGGTCCTTTGAACAAGACCATGACAATCCTAACATGTATGATGATAAATCAGTCACCTTTGGTCCAGTCCAACAAACTTCCACCCTTTTCTCAATTCAGTCACGAGTAATAGAGGACGTCATTATTGATAATGAGAACAGCAGCAACCAGAGCCAAGGAACCAGCTGGTTGCTAATTGGATTGCTAGTGCCACTTTGCATCTTCATTGTGCTGATGGTGGTCCTGGGCATTATCTATTGTACTCGCTACACAGTTAAACCACAGAACAAGAACACCAGCGATTGTTATCATTGGATTGCTGGTGCTGGTGATAAAGCAGCTGCTGACATATCTGGTAGTGTAACTAAATCTCATGTTTAA